The Exiguobacterium acetylicum genome includes a window with the following:
- a CDS encoding NUDIX hydrolase gives MDLTFTVNQKKLNIRAVALLIQDGHLLIHRQGEDDFWSLPGGRVQFGESGAKAIERELLEELGQTIELPIFRFLHENFFHYADHQFHELGMFYEVTCREPLPLLKEDFYGPEGEGLKYRFVPFEDLEHYTLYPSELSEMLRANVFPTLLTNDI, from the coding sequence ATGGATTTGACGTTTACAGTAAATCAAAAAAAGCTTAACATTCGCGCAGTGGCGCTACTCATTCAAGATGGACACCTCTTGATTCATCGTCAAGGAGAAGATGATTTTTGGTCATTGCCAGGAGGGCGTGTCCAATTTGGGGAAAGTGGTGCCAAAGCGATCGAACGTGAATTGTTAGAAGAATTAGGGCAGACAATCGAGCTGCCGATCTTTCGTTTCTTGCATGAAAATTTCTTTCATTACGCGGATCATCAATTTCATGAACTCGGGATGTTTTATGAAGTGACGTGTCGAGAACCGCTACCACTCTTGAAAGAAGACTTCTATGGTCCTGAAGGTGAAGGATTGAAGTATCGATTCGTGCCATTCGAAGATTTAGAGCACTATACGTTGTATCCTAGTGAACTCTCGGAGATGCTACGAGCGAATGTATTTCCAACGCTGTTGACGAATGACATCTGA
- a CDS encoding SDR family oxidoreductase, with protein sequence MREEQFEAMHQEARGQTQEQQPGVEYAMKPEPIYDDPDYVGSGKLTGKVALITGGDSGIGRAVAVAYAKEGANVAIVYLNEGKDAEKTKSLIEGYGVKALKIAKDVSQPENAQEIIDLVIAEFGQLNILVNNAGKQFPQDDFLSITPEQLKETFETNVFSMFYLIQAALPHLHKEDTIINTSSVTAYRGAPTLIDYSATKGAITTLTRSLASSLIEKGIRVNAVAPGPIWTPLIPATFSKEKVEAHGEDTLMKRRGQPSENAPAYVYLASRDSSYVTGQTIHINGGDYITS encoded by the coding sequence ATGAGAGAAGAACAGTTCGAAGCGATGCATCAGGAGGCACGAGGGCAAACGCAAGAACAACAACCAGGTGTCGAGTACGCCATGAAGCCGGAACCGATCTATGATGATCCGGATTATGTCGGTTCAGGAAAACTGACGGGGAAGGTTGCGCTGATTACAGGCGGGGATAGTGGAATCGGTCGTGCTGTCGCTGTCGCTTATGCGAAAGAGGGAGCAAACGTCGCGATCGTATACTTAAATGAAGGCAAAGACGCTGAAAAGACAAAATCGTTGATTGAAGGTTACGGGGTTAAAGCCTTAAAAATCGCGAAAGATGTCAGTCAACCTGAAAATGCACAAGAGATCATCGATCTAGTCATTGCAGAATTCGGTCAATTGAATATCTTAGTCAATAATGCCGGCAAACAGTTTCCACAGGATGATTTCCTTTCAATCACACCAGAACAACTGAAGGAAACATTCGAGACGAATGTTTTTTCGATGTTCTATCTGATTCAAGCTGCGTTACCGCATCTGCATAAGGAAGACACAATCATCAATACCTCATCAGTAACAGCTTATCGCGGGGCACCAACGTTAATCGATTATTCGGCGACGAAAGGGGCCATCACGACATTGACACGTTCACTTGCTTCGAGCTTGATTGAGAAGGGAATCCGCGTCAATGCCGTCGCACCCGGTCCAATTTGGACACCGCTCATTCCAGCGACGTTCTCGAAAGAAAAAGTCGAGGCGCACGGGGAAGATACGTTAATGAAACGCCGGGGACAACCGTCGGAAAATGCACCAGCTTATGTGTATCTTGCGTCGCGCGATTCAAGCTACGTTACAGGACAAACGATTCATATCAACGGCGGCGACTACATCACGTCTTAA
- a CDS encoding GntR family transcriptional regulator, with protein sequence MQFDQRSPVYLQVVRWFKQRIATEELQSGQEIPSRREIAAQLGINPNTAQKAYKEMEEQQLITTERNVPSKITRDPQVVQKVRAEMLEEAVSEFIDAVKAIQIPLDEVVSKVETVYQETERRKIDA encoded by the coding sequence ATGCAGTTCGACCAAAGAAGCCCGGTGTACCTGCAGGTCGTCCGTTGGTTCAAACAACGAATCGCGACCGAGGAATTGCAAAGCGGGCAAGAGATCCCGTCCCGCCGCGAAATCGCCGCACAGCTCGGAATTAATCCGAATACCGCACAAAAAGCATACAAAGAGATGGAGGAGCAGCAATTGATTACGACAGAACGGAATGTCCCGAGTAAGATTACACGCGATCCACAAGTCGTCCAAAAAGTACGTGCTGAGATGCTGGAAGAAGCCGTCTCTGAATTCATCGATGCCGTCAAGGCGATTCAAATCCCACTCGATGAGGTCGTCTCAAAAGTCGAGACGGTGTATCAGGAAACGGAACGGAGGAAGATCGATGCTTGA
- a CDS encoding ABC transporter ATP-binding protein has protein sequence MLEVHGLQKKYGKKPVLQGVSFSVPMDQLTCLIGLNGEGKSTILKAIAGLVPVNAGTVLVDGEINRNKIAFVPDIQTMPGYMTVGDALTYMADYYSDWNQATADELMRVFQLLSTDKITDLSKGNQAKVSLILGFALDRPYLLLDEPFAGIDLFTKEQIAGLFSSHFMEGRGILMTTHEIQEIEHLIDRVVFLQDGRIIDEHETEEMRELYGKSVQDRMREVYLR, from the coding sequence ATGCTTGAAGTCCATGGCTTACAAAAGAAATACGGTAAAAAACCAGTTCTTCAAGGCGTCTCGTTTTCTGTTCCGATGGATCAATTGACGTGTCTGATTGGACTAAACGGTGAGGGGAAATCAACGATCCTGAAAGCAATCGCAGGTCTTGTCCCAGTTAACGCGGGAACAGTTCTCGTCGATGGCGAGATTAACCGAAATAAGATTGCCTTCGTTCCGGATATCCAGACGATGCCCGGCTATATGACGGTCGGTGATGCGCTGACGTACATGGCGGATTATTACTCTGACTGGAACCAAGCGACGGCAGATGAATTGATGCGGGTCTTCCAGCTACTTTCGACGGACAAGATCACAGACTTATCAAAAGGGAACCAAGCGAAGGTCAGCTTGATCCTCGGATTTGCTCTCGATCGTCCGTACTTATTGCTCGACGAACCATTCGCCGGAATCGATTTATTTACGAAAGAACAGATTGCTGGACTATTTTCGAGTCATTTCATGGAGGGGCGCGGTATCCTGATGACGACACACGAAATTCAGGAAATCGAGCACTTGATCGACCGGGTCGTCTTCTTACAGGACGGTCGGATCATCGATGAGCATGAGACAGAAGAGATGCGAGAACTGTACGGGAAGTCGGTACAAGACCGGATGCGGGAGGTCTATTTGCGATGA
- a CDS encoding DoxX family membrane protein, with amino-acid sequence MKALHIIGLGLLTIIRLWLGIQWFIAGIGKYINGFDAKPFLEGALVKSTGEDALVSSWYATWIEQLALPNVGLINALIPFAELVVGILLILSLLTVPALIVGSIMNLNYLLAGTIALNPVFLAAAVALLAAGRYAYYIGIDHWIIRWYRSSQQPHPLDRIPV; translated from the coding sequence GTGAAAGCATTACACATCATCGGTCTCGGTCTGTTGACGATCATCCGACTCTGGCTCGGAATCCAGTGGTTCATCGCTGGAATCGGCAAGTACATCAATGGCTTCGATGCGAAACCGTTTCTCGAAGGAGCACTCGTGAAGTCAACTGGCGAAGACGCACTCGTCAGTTCCTGGTACGCGACGTGGATTGAGCAACTCGCCTTACCAAACGTCGGGCTGATCAACGCCTTGATTCCGTTCGCGGAACTCGTCGTCGGCATCTTGTTGATTCTTAGTCTATTGACGGTTCCCGCACTCATCGTCGGGAGCATCATGAATCTCAATTACTTACTTGCTGGGACGATTGCGTTGAACCCGGTCTTCCTAGCAGCAGCTGTCGCCTTACTTGCTGCAGGACGCTACGCGTATTACATCGGCATCGATCACTGGATCATCCGCTGGTATCGCTCATCGCAGCAACCGCACCCCCTTGACCGGATTCCGGTCTAA
- a CDS encoding MFS transporter, with translation MSPTTRLSRRDWLLIATLSLLTFVLGTSEFVIVGILAEISSALDITIATAGTLVSAFAISFAIGTPIVMSMTGHLERRRLILRLLLAWVLLNLASSFAPSYEVLLATRILTAILTGVLISLAMVVASDGVPVAKRGVAVSFIFGGFTLANVLGVPIGTFIGQHAGFEATFWLTTVMGLIAFLAVWKIVPVQQSTGSGSIKEQLGLLANPRILIAFFIPSFGFGATYVVYTYLVPILQTELGIAKTWISPILLAYGVVSIFSNILAGKIASKNPMGRLRFVFVVQAIVLAALYFTTASLSLGLFNIALMSLMSILLTTSTQIYLIDLAEKFNPEAKGLAASLMPVASNVGIAFGSALGGIAYANGPMMNTALVGGLVALVAALLTAISHRLDQRS, from the coding sequence ATGTCACCTACTACTCGTTTAAGTCGACGCGATTGGCTCTTGATCGCCACGTTGTCGCTCCTGACGTTCGTTCTCGGAACAAGCGAATTCGTCATCGTCGGGATCCTCGCTGAAATCTCCTCAGCCCTTGATATTACGATCGCAACAGCGGGTACGCTCGTCTCTGCTTTTGCCATCTCCTTTGCGATTGGTACACCAATCGTCATGTCGATGACCGGTCATTTAGAACGGCGTCGTCTGATTCTTCGTCTGTTACTTGCCTGGGTCTTACTGAATCTTGCCAGTAGTTTTGCGCCAAGTTATGAAGTGTTACTTGCCACCCGCATTCTGACAGCCATCTTAACCGGTGTCTTGATCTCGCTTGCAATGGTCGTCGCAAGTGACGGTGTGCCGGTCGCGAAGCGCGGTGTCGCCGTCTCGTTCATTTTCGGTGGTTTTACACTCGCGAACGTCCTCGGTGTCCCGATTGGTACGTTCATCGGTCAACACGCTGGATTCGAAGCCACGTTTTGGCTGACGACAGTTATGGGATTGATCGCGTTTCTCGCTGTGTGGAAGATCGTTCCCGTCCAGCAATCAACAGGTTCCGGTTCGATTAAAGAGCAGCTCGGATTGTTAGCCAATCCACGAATCTTGATCGCCTTCTTTATTCCATCGTTCGGCTTCGGGGCAACGTACGTCGTCTACACGTACCTCGTCCCGATCCTCCAAACGGAACTCGGTATCGCGAAGACATGGATCAGTCCGATCTTGCTCGCTTACGGTGTCGTCTCGATCTTTAGTAACATCCTTGCCGGTAAAATCGCTAGCAAAAATCCGATGGGACGATTACGATTCGTCTTCGTCGTGCAAGCAATCGTCCTTGCTGCCTTATACTTCACGACAGCATCGCTCTCACTTGGACTGTTTAACATCGCCTTGATGTCGTTGATGTCGATTCTACTGACGACTTCGACACAGATCTACTTGATTGATCTCGCTGAAAAGTTCAATCCGGAAGCAAAAGGACTTGCCGCTTCGTTGATGCCAGTTGCGAGTAACGTTGGGATTGCTTTTGGTTCGGCACTCGGGGGCATCGCCTATGCGAACGGACCGATGATGAACACGGCACTCGTCGGTGGACTTGTTGCGCTTGTCGCTGCTTTATTGACCGCAATCAGTCATCGCCTCGATCAACGGTCGTGA
- a CDS encoding OsmC family protein, with translation MQATVTWNKQMGFSGQTESGHHLAMDAAPENGGENQAPRPTELLLHAVAGCTGIDIVSILEKMRLTITHFEMDIEGERAEDHPRRFTSISIHYRLEGDLPEDKVRRAISLSKDKYCSVSQSLNAEISVYYSINGVRSEDPL, from the coding sequence ATGCAAGCGACAGTGACATGGAACAAACAGATGGGGTTTAGTGGACAAACGGAATCAGGTCACCATCTTGCGATGGATGCAGCACCCGAAAACGGTGGTGAAAATCAAGCACCACGACCGACCGAGCTCTTGCTACATGCCGTTGCCGGCTGTACGGGGATCGATATCGTCTCGATTTTAGAGAAGATGCGCTTGACGATCACTCATTTCGAAATGGATATCGAAGGAGAACGAGCAGAGGATCATCCACGGCGTTTTACATCGATCTCGATTCATTACCGACTCGAAGGCGATCTCCCGGAAGATAAGGTCCGGCGTGCCATCTCGTTATCAAAAGATAAATATTGTTCGGTCTCACAATCCCTGAACGCTGAGATTTCCGTCTATTATTCGATTAATGGTGTGCGGAGCGAGGATCCTTTGTGA
- the nagZ gene encoding beta-N-acetylhexosaminidase, whose translation MKKTVLIGCLLLAGCAQETTEPTKSSQPETKQPTEAKKPKSEPTKEERQHAQRKQQLAAMSTSEKVDQLLYIGVAGTELSAADRQLLRTHAIGGVLLLGGNITSEEQLLTFTRAIQETNQKPYAFVGIDEEGGRVSRVPDQRLRLPTSQRMAQGADAAKMEDVGRTLGHVSQYYGFNMDFAPVLDVNSNPNNPIIGDRALSADPKTVATFGTALMHGMQETGTIPVVKHFPGHGNTSVDSHVGLPKVTASKEELKRTELLPFQEAIQEGAEMVMVAHILYPAYDDQNPSSLSKPILTDLLRQQLGFKGVIITDDLVMGAITQQYGLAEAARQSLVNGADMAMFSDAGAYTKVHAEVMQAIKEETLTTEMLDAKVMRILKLKQTYANSQEQERPTKSELVQQVEALN comes from the coding sequence GTGAAGAAAACCGTACTGATCGGTTGTCTGTTGCTTGCAGGGTGTGCGCAGGAGACGACGGAACCAACGAAATCATCACAACCAGAAACGAAGCAACCGACCGAGGCGAAGAAACCGAAATCTGAGCCGACGAAGGAAGAACGACAACACGCACAACGAAAACAACAACTGGCAGCGATGTCGACGTCTGAAAAAGTCGACCAGCTCCTCTACATCGGCGTCGCTGGTACGGAACTCTCAGCGGCAGACCGGCAGTTGTTGCGGACGCACGCAATTGGTGGTGTCTTACTGCTCGGCGGAAATATCACGTCAGAAGAGCAACTGTTGACGTTCACGCGAGCGATCCAAGAGACGAACCAAAAACCGTATGCGTTCGTCGGGATTGACGAAGAAGGTGGACGGGTCAGCCGGGTACCGGATCAACGATTACGTCTGCCGACGAGCCAACGCATGGCGCAAGGGGCAGATGCGGCGAAGATGGAAGACGTCGGACGTACGCTCGGTCATGTATCGCAGTATTATGGATTCAACATGGACTTCGCACCAGTCCTAGACGTTAACAGTAACCCGAACAATCCGATCATCGGTGACCGTGCCTTAAGTGCTGATCCGAAGACCGTCGCGACCTTTGGTACAGCACTGATGCACGGAATGCAGGAGACGGGCACGATTCCGGTCGTCAAACATTTTCCGGGTCACGGAAATACGAGTGTCGATTCCCATGTCGGACTGCCGAAAGTGACGGCATCAAAGGAAGAACTGAAGCGGACGGAACTGTTACCGTTTCAAGAAGCGATCCAAGAGGGTGCCGAGATGGTGATGGTCGCCCATATTCTGTATCCCGCGTATGACGATCAGAATCCATCCTCGCTCTCGAAGCCAATCCTGACTGATCTTTTGCGTCAGCAACTTGGATTCAAGGGTGTCATCATTACGGATGATCTTGTCATGGGAGCGATCACGCAACAATATGGTCTCGCTGAAGCAGCGCGGCAGTCACTCGTCAATGGGGCTGACATGGCAATGTTTTCAGATGCAGGTGCTTATACGAAGGTCCATGCTGAAGTGATGCAAGCCATCAAAGAAGAAACGCTGACGACCGAGATGCTCGATGCAAAAGTGATGCGAATCCTGAAGTTGAAGCAGACGTATGCCAATAGTCAGGAGCAAGAGCGACCGACGAAATCGGAGCTTGTTCAGCAAGTGGAAGCGCTCAACTAG
- a CDS encoding thiamine phosphate synthase, translating into MRLHLITTGSIDLRDKVEIFRPLQPYTDQLHLREPALSAGQLLDLIDALLAQGYSPDQLTVHDRVDVAHVGGIGVQLTRHSLRVRDVKRHFPNLTIGKSVHSLAEALAAEAEGADRLLYGHIYPTSSKPDLPSRGIDALKQVVTFTTKPVIAIGGITPDRIPEIAATGATGIAVLSGILGQTDPLAAIKRYQGVRV; encoded by the coding sequence ATGCGTTTACATCTGATTACAACAGGTTCGATCGATCTGCGTGACAAAGTTGAGATCTTTCGACCCCTTCAACCTTATACGGATCAATTGCATCTGCGGGAACCGGCTTTATCAGCGGGACAGTTGCTCGATTTAATTGACGCGCTCCTTGCGCAAGGATATTCGCCTGATCAGTTAACGGTTCATGACCGTGTCGACGTTGCCCATGTCGGTGGCATCGGTGTGCAATTGACGCGACATTCCTTACGCGTCCGCGATGTAAAACGACACTTTCCGAATCTGACAATCGGAAAATCCGTTCATTCACTGGCAGAAGCACTTGCAGCAGAAGCGGAAGGTGCCGATCGATTGCTGTACGGTCATATTTATCCGACGTCGTCGAAGCCGGATCTCCCATCACGGGGAATCGATGCTCTCAAACAAGTCGTTACGTTTACGACAAAACCAGTCATTGCAATCGGCGGCATTACACCAGATCGCATTCCTGAGATCGCAGCGACCGGTGCAACCGGAATCGCCGTCTTGTCAGGCATTCTCGGTCAAACGGATCCACTTGCTGCGATCAAGCGTTATCAGGGGGTACGGGTATGA
- a CDS encoding FAD-dependent oxidoreductase, translated as MTDHIIIGGGVIGLTLAYSLACQNESVLVLERGTCGQGTSRAAAGMLATDIELRDELHALAARSRHLYPLLARRLARETGIDCGYREQPFLLKRDEEEYLFPSVGQIDPRRLTKALTLALHKRGIPIEEQVDVTRIEESDDVVKVESKTGMWTGRTVTVAAGRGSQALLATAGISIATYGVKGECLAVRLAGRPLRSILFDDSVYLVPKADGRILIGATELPHDETVGVSVAGVTSLLQAAERLYPPIRDAVIEEVWSGVRPQTISGLPYIGVAASARRIFLATGHHRHGILLAPATAEVLSAALRLIQKEEVR; from the coding sequence ATGACGGATCACATCATCATTGGTGGTGGAGTCATCGGTTTGACGCTTGCTTACAGTCTCGCCTGTCAGAACGAATCCGTTCTTGTCCTTGAGCGCGGAACATGCGGGCAAGGAACGAGTCGGGCAGCTGCCGGAATGCTTGCGACGGACATCGAGCTACGTGATGAATTGCATGCGCTTGCCGCTCGAAGTCGCCATCTGTATCCGTTACTTGCGCGACGCCTCGCGCGCGAGACAGGCATCGATTGTGGCTACCGGGAACAACCGTTTTTGTTAAAACGAGACGAAGAAGAGTACTTATTTCCATCGGTCGGTCAAATCGATCCGCGACGACTGACGAAGGCATTGACACTTGCTTTACACAAGCGGGGGATACCAATCGAAGAACAGGTGGATGTCACGCGTATCGAGGAGAGCGATGACGTCGTGAAGGTTGAGTCGAAGACGGGAATGTGGACAGGACGAACGGTGACGGTCGCTGCCGGACGGGGGTCGCAAGCCTTGCTCGCGACAGCCGGCATTTCGATTGCGACGTATGGGGTCAAAGGCGAGTGTCTTGCTGTCCGTCTCGCGGGACGACCGTTACGCTCGATTCTGTTCGATGATTCTGTCTATCTCGTACCGAAAGCGGACGGACGGATTTTGATCGGTGCGACGGAATTACCGCATGATGAGACGGTCGGCGTGAGTGTCGCGGGGGTCACGTCACTGCTTCAAGCAGCAGAACGTCTCTATCCGCCGATTCGCGACGCGGTCATCGAAGAAGTCTGGTCCGGCGTACGACCACAAACGATATCCGGCTTACCGTATATCGGAGTCGCCGCGTCTGCGCGTCGCATCTTCCTAGCGACGGGGCATCACCGACATGGTATTTTACTCGCGCCGGCGACAGCGGAAGTATTATCAGCAGCATTACGATTGATTCAGAAGGAGGAAGTCCGATGA
- the thiS gene encoding sulfur carrier protein ThiS — translation MNITINGNDHTIEQIETIEEMLAQLGLGEKLVIVEQNRQIIDRGAYGQTVVRNNDTFEIVHFVGGG, via the coding sequence ATGAACATTACGATTAACGGAAACGACCATACGATCGAACAGATTGAAACGATCGAGGAAATGCTTGCGCAACTCGGCTTAGGAGAAAAGCTCGTCATCGTCGAACAGAACCGACAAATCATCGACCGCGGAGCTTACGGTCAGACGGTCGTTCGGAACAATGACACATTTGAAATCGTTCATTTCGTAGGAGGAGGATAA
- a CDS encoding thiazole synthase — MLKIGEKTFDSRLLLGTGKYTDATVQQEAIDTSASQILTFAVRRLDIFDKQQANFLESLDLTKYDLLPNTAGAKTAEEAVRLAKLARASGMCDMVKVEVIGCDKTLLPDPIETLRASEELLKEGFIVLPYTSDDVVLARRLEELGCHAIMPAASPIGSGQGILNPLHLQFIIEQTTVPVIVDAGIGSPTDVAYAMELGADGVLLNSAVAHAQDPVKMAYAMRLAVEAGRLGYEAGRIEKKQYAVASSPASGLIR; from the coding sequence ATGCTGAAAATTGGAGAAAAGACATTTGACTCACGGTTATTACTCGGTACAGGGAAATATACGGATGCTACGGTACAGCAGGAGGCGATTGACACTTCCGCTTCACAAATTTTGACGTTTGCCGTCCGTCGACTTGACATCTTTGATAAACAACAAGCGAATTTCTTGGAGTCGCTTGATTTAACGAAGTACGATCTACTGCCGAACACGGCTGGTGCGAAGACAGCGGAAGAGGCCGTCCGGCTAGCGAAACTCGCACGAGCATCCGGCATGTGTGACATGGTCAAGGTTGAAGTAATCGGTTGCGACAAAACCTTGTTACCGGATCCAATTGAGACATTACGTGCCTCTGAAGAGTTGCTTAAAGAAGGATTTATCGTCTTACCGTATACGTCGGACGACGTCGTGCTTGCACGACGTCTTGAAGAACTCGGTTGTCACGCCATCATGCCAGCAGCGTCACCGATCGGCTCCGGACAAGGCATTCTCAACCCACTTCATCTACAGTTCATCATCGAACAGACGACGGTTCCGGTCATCGTCGATGCTGGCATCGGTTCACCGACCGATGTCGCCTATGCGATGGAACTCGGAGCAGATGGTGTCTTATTGAACTCGGCGGTCGCTCATGCCCAAGATCCGGTCAAGATGGCGTACGCGATGCGACTAGCAGTCGAAGCGGGGCGTTTAGGATACGAAGCAGGGCGGATCGAGAAGAAACAGTATGCGGTTGCGAGTAGTCCAGCGAGTGGATTGATCCGATGA
- a CDS encoding ThiF family adenylyltransferase, which yields MNRYSRQTRFQPIGEAGQERLAVAKVLIIGMGALGTASAEQLVRAGVGVVRIVDRDYVEWSNLQRQQLYTEEDARHIVPKAIAAKARLEAINSTVTIEAHVLDVDRASLTWLLDGIDLIIDATDNFDIRLLMNDMALLRSIPWIYGGCVGSYGITFTVRPGETPCLHCLLDQLPRDQETCDTAGIIGPAVQMVASLQVTEALKWLSGKTDAMRTRLLAFDIWSNTFQQINVQSLKQTECPSCGTRPVYPYLSEQTVRFTALCGRDAVQIRGDGKRDLDQLKQRLEPVAAISAHNPYLLAFTTDEHRMVAFQDGRVLIHGEADLVKAKRLYHAYFG from the coding sequence ATGAACCGCTATTCACGTCAAACTCGATTTCAACCGATCGGGGAAGCAGGACAAGAACGTTTAGCAGTAGCAAAGGTACTGATCATCGGGATGGGGGCGCTCGGAACAGCATCGGCAGAACAACTCGTTCGTGCCGGTGTCGGCGTCGTCCGAATCGTCGACCGGGACTATGTCGAGTGGAGTAATCTACAACGGCAACAACTCTATACGGAGGAAGATGCACGGCACATCGTACCGAAGGCGATTGCTGCGAAAGCACGTCTTGAAGCAATCAATTCGACGGTAACGATCGAAGCGCACGTGTTAGACGTCGACCGAGCATCGCTGACGTGGCTATTAGACGGCATCGATTTGATCATCGACGCAACGGATAATTTCGATATTCGTTTGCTGATGAACGACATGGCGTTATTGCGTTCGATTCCGTGGATTTACGGTGGTTGCGTCGGCAGTTACGGGATCACCTTTACGGTTCGTCCGGGAGAGACACCGTGTCTCCATTGTTTGCTCGATCAATTACCACGTGATCAGGAGACATGTGATACGGCAGGAATCATCGGTCCGGCTGTTCAGATGGTCGCCTCTCTACAAGTGACGGAAGCGCTGAAGTGGTTGAGCGGTAAGACGGACGCCATGCGGACACGTCTCCTTGCCTTTGACATCTGGTCGAACACGTTCCAACAAATCAACGTTCAATCGTTGAAGCAAACGGAATGTCCCTCATGCGGTACTCGACCGGTGTATCCTTACTTATCGGAGCAGACGGTCCGTTTTACGGCACTTTGCGGTCGTGATGCCGTCCAGATTCGGGGGGACGGCAAGCGGGATCTCGATCAATTGAAGCAACGCCTCGAGCCGGTCGCAGCAATTTCTGCCCATAATCCATACTTGCTAGCGTTTACGACGGATGAACATCGGATGGTCGCCTTCCAAGATGGTCGCGTATTGATTCATGGCGAAGCCGATCTCGTCAAAGCAAAACGGCTCTATCACGCCTATTTCGGGTAA
- a CDS encoding exonuclease SbcCD subunit D has protein sequence MKWIHTADWHLGKIVHGESMLENQRAVLADFLALVDREQPDAIVIAGDLYDRAVPPTEAVELLDETLASLILDRDIPVVAISGNHDSAERLSFGTTLLQRAGLHLVGKLTPVITPVTIKGVSFYPVPFADPATVRYVHKDETIKTHDDAMRTILASCTPEGPSVLVGHAFVIGGLETDSERQLSVGTAGQVSASQFSPFTYTALGHLHNPLAIQSETVRYSGSLLKYSFSEASHVKGIDILTLNDGGTFDRRFEPLAPKRDLRELTGSLSELTDPTFVATQATDDYLKINLTDGEALMDPMGKLKKIYPNILHLERIGFVRESTRAVKASREQVKDASVADLFSEFYEAVREKKPTEAMQAVLKEEATCAQND, from the coding sequence ATGAAATGGATACATACTGCCGATTGGCATCTTGGAAAAATCGTTCATGGCGAGTCGATGCTCGAAAACCAACGAGCGGTCCTGGCCGATTTTTTGGCACTCGTCGATCGGGAGCAACCAGATGCGATCGTCATTGCAGGTGACTTATACGACCGTGCCGTGCCACCGACGGAAGCCGTCGAACTACTTGATGAGACGCTCGCTTCCTTGATTCTCGACCGAGACATCCCGGTCGTTGCGATTAGTGGGAACCATGACTCAGCCGAACGATTGAGTTTCGGTACGACCTTATTGCAACGGGCAGGTTTGCACCTCGTCGGAAAACTAACGCCGGTCATTACGCCGGTCACGATCAAAGGAGTCTCGTTTTATCCAGTGCCGTTCGCGGATCCAGCGACGGTCCGATACGTGCACAAGGACGAAACGATCAAGACACATGATGACGCGATGCGAACAATCCTTGCGAGTTGTACACCAGAGGGACCGAGTGTCCTCGTTGGACATGCCTTTGTGATCGGTGGACTCGAGACGGATTCAGAACGACAATTGTCGGTTGGAACGGCAGGACAGGTCAGCGCGAGCCAATTTTCACCGTTTACCTATACAGCGCTCGGTCATCTGCATAATCCGCTGGCGATTCAATCGGAGACGGTTCGTTACAGCGGATCACTCTTGAAATATTCGTTTTCAGAAGCAAGTCACGTCAAGGGCATCGATATTCTGACGTTAAACGATGGAGGTACGTTTGATCGCCGATTCGAACCGCTTGCACCAAAACGTGACTTGCGAGAGTTGACCGGTAGTCTCAGTGAACTGACAGACCCGACGTTCGTCGCGACGCAAGCGACGGACGATTACTTAAAAATCAATCTAACGGACGGCGAAGCCTTGATGGATCCGATGGGCAAGCTGAAAAAGATCTATCCGAACATCTTACACCTCGAACGAATTGGTTTCGTCCGCGAGAGTACCCGGGCAGTCAAAGCGTCGCGGGAGCAGGTCAAGGATGCGTCCGTTGCGGATCTGTTCAGTGAGTTCTATGAAGCGGTCCGCGAGAAGAAACCGACGGAAGCGATGCAAGCCGTCTTGAAGGAGGAAGCGACATGCGCCCAGAACGACTGA